A genome region from Triticum aestivum cultivar Chinese Spring chromosome 2B, IWGSC CS RefSeq v2.1, whole genome shotgun sequence includes the following:
- the LOC123042110 gene encoding uncharacterized protein: MDLRARGLHLTVLAKPYLGYVPFRSLERLSLSGCHIDLATFIPYCPRLRVLQVNTTGLIDMSNITVHSASLEELVVEHGNRWTRRTHVSVDSPVLKQLAASFHACGNIGVSILAPMLDKVWWRCSYAKPIYGLGLWGLSEVGLNTEETHSRRDACVQLPSVHVLSLHMSPVQDSVSFPNADLSFFAAEIDKHMVTNFSGLDLHLSTKGHVFGAFVLHLLGMHRIRTALRNLKIVLLRSEVKDACPVNCFCDEPKNWRTETITLADLENMEIEGVVGEDHEFDFLKVIFRCAPMLKTLTVRLSDGVTPSVDWCTKINIFMAYPSVECNGDLISRAKAVR; encoded by the exons ATGGATCTACGCGCGCGGGGCCTCCACTTAACCGTGCTCGCAAAGCCATATTTGGGCTATGTCCCCTTCCGCTCGCTGGAGAGACTCTCCCTCTCGGGGTGCCACATCGATCTGGCCACCTTCATCCCGTACTGCCCTCGCCTGCGCGTGCTCCAGGTGAACACCACCGGTCTGATAGACATGAGCAACATTACGGTCCACTCCGCGTCGCTGGAGGAGCTCGTCGTGGAGCACGGCAACCGATGGACCCGCCGTACCCATGTCAGCGTCGACTCCCCTGTGCTTAAGCAATTGGCAGCGTCCTTCCATGCCTGCGGCAACATCGGGGTGTCCATCTTGGCACCAATGCTGGACAAGGTCTGGTGGCGGTGCTCGTATGCCAAGCCGATTTACGGCCTTGGTCTTTGGGGCCTCTCAGAGGTGGGCTTGAACACAGAAGAGACACACTCCAGGAGAGACGCCTGTGTGCAGCTCCCTAGCGTCCATGTCCTGTCCCTACACATGTCTCCTGTCCAG GATTCAGTTAGCTTTCCAAATGCAGATCTCAGCTTTTTTGCGGCAGAGATCGATAAACATATGGTTACCAACTTCTCTGGTCTGGACCTACATCTCAGCACCAAGGGCCATGTGTTTGGAGCTTTTGTGCTGCATCTCCTTGGGATGCATCGGATTCGTACAGCTTTACGGAACCTTAAGATTGTCCTGCTAAGATCAGAG GTGAAAGATGCATGCCCAGTAAATTGTTTCTGTGATGAGCCAAAGAACTGGAGAACAGAAACTATCACCTTGGCTGACCTTGAAAACATGGAAATTGAAGGCGTCGTCGGGGAAGATCACGAGTTTGATTTCTTGAAAGTGATATTTAGATGTGCTCCAATGCTTAAAACACTGACTGTGAGGCTGTCAGATGGTGTCACTCCAAGTGTCGATTGGTGCACAAAAATAAACATCTTCATGGCATATCCTTCCGTTGAATGCAATGGTGATCTGATAAGCAG GGCCAAAGCTGTGCGTTGA